From a single Nicotiana tomentosiformis chromosome 2, ASM39032v3, whole genome shotgun sequence genomic region:
- the LOC104093012 gene encoding kinesin-like protein KIN-7F isoform X2 — translation MYQLASIFAYGQTSSGKTYTMTGITEYAIADIYEYVQKHKERDFILKFSAMEIYNESVRDLLSEDSAPLRLLDDPERGTVVEKLTEETLRDWGHVIQLLSICEAQRQIGETAFNETSSRSHQIIRLTIESSAREHLGGDNLGTLLATVNFVDLAGSERASQSLSAGARLKEGCHINRSLLTLGTVIRKLSKDRTGHIPFRDSKLTRILQPSLSDNGRTAVICTMSPARSHVEQSRNTLLFASCAKEVTTNAQVNVAMSDKALVKHLQRELARLESELRYPRACIFPSDYEALLQEKDLQIQQLEKEIKDLILQRDIAQSQVKDLLKLLGDDIIQVGLGHYPNLRVKRSPDFQSPMQQISILRDTRYIDVDVRTRSIGHSRSSSEDQIIHVPEFEETIFRNNTFPMLLPGSSNYSRSDSCQEWDEVEKQSNETSEDLCKEVRCIETEESGVKETQESNYSFPEQNGGFPALLTIVNEERTNQGALLPPDNGYRRSVTPPHKENGELKLLPFKEDQESVSSSFFAEESKSNRELVSLFLRVDQALESPKFKEEKELTCVHSSNAPPEKLSSQCDFDDDTSCNRNLKLHKSKSCKASIITDRSSPCLEESNRNKSTPPSETARSFNARPHDSEMEVSHLNFGSDVKCSGNGSIFHAHSDFNVELEVPERKPLTDEYVNDADGARDARTNGMDGLQHEMDVKDCHVQEAELEHDKPSKSVRDVGLEPVEDDYKSRYSWPLEFKRLQKEIIELWHACNVSLAHRTYFFLLFQGDSTDAIYMEVEIRRLTFLKDTFSRGEKTVVNGRTLSLEGSKKDLREERRMLSKQMQKKLSEAERDSLYLKWGIGINSKRRRLQLAQRLWTKTDDMNHIADSAYLVAKLAGLMEPGKGPKEMFGLDFPNTSRNYSFKTGLKSLL, via the exons ATGTATCAACTAGCAAGTATTTTTGCCTATGGCCAAACCAGCAGTGGAAAGACCTACACTATGACTGGAATAACTGAATATGCCATAGCAGATATCTACGAATACGTACAGAAG CACAAAGAGAGAGACTTTATTTTGAAGTTTTCTGCTATGGAGATATACAATGAATCTGTCAGAGATCTCCTTAGTGAAGATAGCGCTCCACTTAGACTTCTTGACGATCCAGAG AGAGGGACTGTTGTTGAGAAACTCACAGAGGAAACATTGAGGGACTGGGGCCATGTGATTCAGCTACTTTCTATTTGTGAAG CTCAGAGACAGATTGGGGAGACTGCCTTCAATGAAACAAGCTCCAGATCTCACCAAATCATCAGACTG ACAATTGAAAGTTCTGCTCGTGAGCACTTAGGCGGGGACAACCTGGGTACCCTTTTAGCTACTGTG AATTTTGTTGATTTGGCTGGAAGTGAGCGGGCATCTCAGTCGTTGTCAGCTGGTGCAAGACTGAAAGAAGGTTGTCACATAAATCGCAGCTTGCTGACCCTGGGCACTGTTATTCGTAAGCTAAG CAAGGACAGGACTGGTCACATTCCTTTCCGAGATTCAAAGCTAACCCGGATATTACAGCCATCATTGAGTGACAACGGTAGAACTGCCGTCATCTGTACAATGAGTCCTGCACGAAGTCATGTTGAGCAATCAAGAAATACTCTACTATTTGCAAGTTGTGCTAAGGAAGTAACTACTAACGCCCAAGTGAACGTAGCCATGTCAGATAAAGCATTGGTGAAGCATTTACAGAGGGAGTTAGCAAGGTTGGAAAGTGAGTTAAGGTATCCAAGGGCTTGTATATTCCCTTCAGATTACGAAGCGTTACTGCAAGAGAAGGACCTTCAAATACAACAG CTGGAGAAGGAGATAAAGGACTTAATTTTGCAACGCGATATTGCTCAGAGTCAAGTTAAAGATCTGTTGAAACTGCTTGGAGATGATATAATACAG GTTGGTCTAGGACACTACCCAAATTTGCGCGTGAAGAGATCACCAGATTTTCAAAGCCCAATGCAGCAGATTTCCATTTTGAGAGACACTCGTTACATAGATGTTGATGTTAGAACACGTTCAATTGGACATAGCAGGAGTAGCTCTGAAGATCAGATTATACACGTGCCAGAGTTTGAAGAAACCATCTTTCGCAACAATACGTTTCCAATGCTGTTACCTGGTAGTTCAAATTATAGCAGAAGTGATTCATGTCAGGAATGGGATGAAGTTGAAAAACAAAGTAATGAAACTTCTGAGGATCTATGCAAAGAAGTTCGCTGCATTGAAACAGAAGAATCGGGTGTGAAGGAAACACAAGAATCCAATTATTCATTTCCTGAACAAAATGGTGGCTTTCCAGCTTTACTAACCATTGTAAATGAGGAGAGAACAAATCAGGGAGCATTATTACCTCCAGACAATGGATACAGAAGATCGGTGACACCTCCACATAAGGAAAACGGGGAACTGAAACTATTGCCCTTTAAAGAAGACCAAGAATCAGTGTCATCATCATTTTTCGCGGAAGAAAGTAAATCCAATAGAGAATTGGTGTCACTTTTCTTAAGGGTTGACCAAGCCCTTGAATCACCAAAGTTCAAGGAAGAGAAAGAATTAACTTGTGTTCATTCCTCAAATGCTCCTCCAGAAAAGTTATCCTCACAATGTGATTTCGATGATGATACATCATGCAATAGAAACTTGAAGTTACATAAAAGTAAAAGCTGCAAAGCTAGTATAATTACTGATCGATCTTCACCATGCTTAGAGGAATCCAACAGAAATAAAAGTACACCACCATCTGAAACAGCAAGAAGTTTCAATGCAAGACCTCATGATTCAGAAATGGAAGTTTCTCACCTGAACTTTGGCTCTGATGTTAAGTGTTCAGGTAATGGTTCCATCTTCCATGCACATAGTGACTTCAATGTTGAGCTTGAAGTTCCAGAAAGGAAACCTTTAACTGATGAGTATGTCAATGATGCTGATGGTGCACGGGATGCAAGGACAAATGGAATGGATGGGCTTCAGCATGAAATGGATGTCAAAGATTGTCAT GTTCAGGAGGCTGAACTAGAGCATGATAAACCGTCAAAAAGTGTGAGAGATGTTGGATTGGAGCCAGTAGAAGATGATTATAAAAGTCGTTACAGCTGGCCCTTAGAATTCAAGAGACTCCAAAAAGAGATTATTGAACTTTGGCATGCTTGCAATGTCTCCTTGGCACATAGAACCTACTTCTTCCTTCTTTTCCAAGGTGATTCCACAGATGCTATATATATGGAGGTTGAAATTAGAAGATTAACCTTCCTCAAGGACACATTTTCACGTGGAGAGAAAACCGTGGTCAATGGTAGGACTTTGTCACTCGAGGGAAG CAAGAAAGATCTGCGAGAAGAGAGAAGGATGCTGAGCAAGCAAATGCAGAAAAAGTTAAGCGAAGCAGAACGAGACAGCCTATACCTTAAGTGGGGGATTGGGATCAATAGTAAAAGAAGGAGGTTACAATTGGCTCAGCGATTATGGACCAAGACAGATGATATGAACCACATTGCAGATAGTGCATACTTGGTAGCAAAGCTGGCTGGGTTGATGGAGCCAGGAAAAGGTCCTAAGGAGATGTTTGGACTTGATTTTCCAAATACAAGTAGAAATTACAGTTTCAAAACAGGCCTGAAATCTCTTTTGTGA
- the LOC104093012 gene encoding kinesin-like protein KIN-7F isoform X1, whose translation MHRMEKMEGGEEVMQGPEERIFVSVRLRPLNEKERNDVSDWECVNDTTIIYKNVSLSPSEGLIYPSAYTFDRVFSSDCSTRQVYEEAAKEVAISVVKGFNSSIFAYGQTSSGKTYTMTGITEYAIADIYEYVQKHKERDFILKFSAMEIYNESVRDLLSEDSAPLRLLDDPERGTVVEKLTEETLRDWGHVIQLLSICEAQRQIGETAFNETSSRSHQIIRLTIESSAREHLGGDNLGTLLATVNFVDLAGSERASQSLSAGARLKEGCHINRSLLTLGTVIRKLSKDRTGHIPFRDSKLTRILQPSLSDNGRTAVICTMSPARSHVEQSRNTLLFASCAKEVTTNAQVNVAMSDKALVKHLQRELARLESELRYPRACIFPSDYEALLQEKDLQIQQLEKEIKDLILQRDIAQSQVKDLLKLLGDDIIQVGLGHYPNLRVKRSPDFQSPMQQISILRDTRYIDVDVRTRSIGHSRSSSEDQIIHVPEFEETIFRNNTFPMLLPGSSNYSRSDSCQEWDEVEKQSNETSEDLCKEVRCIETEESGVKETQESNYSFPEQNGGFPALLTIVNEERTNQGALLPPDNGYRRSVTPPHKENGELKLLPFKEDQESVSSSFFAEESKSNRELVSLFLRVDQALESPKFKEEKELTCVHSSNAPPEKLSSQCDFDDDTSCNRNLKLHKSKSCKASIITDRSSPCLEESNRNKSTPPSETARSFNARPHDSEMEVSHLNFGSDVKCSGNGSIFHAHSDFNVELEVPERKPLTDEYVNDADGARDARTNGMDGLQHEMDVKDCHVQEAELEHDKPSKSVRDVGLEPVEDDYKSRYSWPLEFKRLQKEIIELWHACNVSLAHRTYFFLLFQGDSTDAIYMEVEIRRLTFLKDTFSRGEKTVVNGRTLSLEGSKKDLREERRMLSKQMQKKLSEAERDSLYLKWGIGINSKRRRLQLAQRLWTKTDDMNHIADSAYLVAKLAGLMEPGKGPKEMFGLDFPNTSRNYSFKTGLKSLL comes from the exons ATGCAT AGAATGGAAAAAATGGAGGGCGGGGAGGAGGTGATGCAGGGGCCTGAAGAGAGGATTTTTGTATCGGTGAGGCTAAGGCCATTGAATGAGAAAGAGAGAAATGATGTTTCAGATTGGGAATGTGTCAATGACACAACAATTATTTACAAGAATGTTAGCCTTTCACCATCAGAAGGCTTAATTTATCCCTCTGCATATACGTTTG ACAGGGTATTTAGCAGTGATTGCTCTACAAGACAGGTCTATGAAGAAGCAGCTAAAGAAGTTGCTATTTCAGTTGTCAAAGGATTCAATT CAAGTATTTTTGCCTATGGCCAAACCAGCAGTGGAAAGACCTACACTATGACTGGAATAACTGAATATGCCATAGCAGATATCTACGAATACGTACAGAAG CACAAAGAGAGAGACTTTATTTTGAAGTTTTCTGCTATGGAGATATACAATGAATCTGTCAGAGATCTCCTTAGTGAAGATAGCGCTCCACTTAGACTTCTTGACGATCCAGAG AGAGGGACTGTTGTTGAGAAACTCACAGAGGAAACATTGAGGGACTGGGGCCATGTGATTCAGCTACTTTCTATTTGTGAAG CTCAGAGACAGATTGGGGAGACTGCCTTCAATGAAACAAGCTCCAGATCTCACCAAATCATCAGACTG ACAATTGAAAGTTCTGCTCGTGAGCACTTAGGCGGGGACAACCTGGGTACCCTTTTAGCTACTGTG AATTTTGTTGATTTGGCTGGAAGTGAGCGGGCATCTCAGTCGTTGTCAGCTGGTGCAAGACTGAAAGAAGGTTGTCACATAAATCGCAGCTTGCTGACCCTGGGCACTGTTATTCGTAAGCTAAG CAAGGACAGGACTGGTCACATTCCTTTCCGAGATTCAAAGCTAACCCGGATATTACAGCCATCATTGAGTGACAACGGTAGAACTGCCGTCATCTGTACAATGAGTCCTGCACGAAGTCATGTTGAGCAATCAAGAAATACTCTACTATTTGCAAGTTGTGCTAAGGAAGTAACTACTAACGCCCAAGTGAACGTAGCCATGTCAGATAAAGCATTGGTGAAGCATTTACAGAGGGAGTTAGCAAGGTTGGAAAGTGAGTTAAGGTATCCAAGGGCTTGTATATTCCCTTCAGATTACGAAGCGTTACTGCAAGAGAAGGACCTTCAAATACAACAG CTGGAGAAGGAGATAAAGGACTTAATTTTGCAACGCGATATTGCTCAGAGTCAAGTTAAAGATCTGTTGAAACTGCTTGGAGATGATATAATACAG GTTGGTCTAGGACACTACCCAAATTTGCGCGTGAAGAGATCACCAGATTTTCAAAGCCCAATGCAGCAGATTTCCATTTTGAGAGACACTCGTTACATAGATGTTGATGTTAGAACACGTTCAATTGGACATAGCAGGAGTAGCTCTGAAGATCAGATTATACACGTGCCAGAGTTTGAAGAAACCATCTTTCGCAACAATACGTTTCCAATGCTGTTACCTGGTAGTTCAAATTATAGCAGAAGTGATTCATGTCAGGAATGGGATGAAGTTGAAAAACAAAGTAATGAAACTTCTGAGGATCTATGCAAAGAAGTTCGCTGCATTGAAACAGAAGAATCGGGTGTGAAGGAAACACAAGAATCCAATTATTCATTTCCTGAACAAAATGGTGGCTTTCCAGCTTTACTAACCATTGTAAATGAGGAGAGAACAAATCAGGGAGCATTATTACCTCCAGACAATGGATACAGAAGATCGGTGACACCTCCACATAAGGAAAACGGGGAACTGAAACTATTGCCCTTTAAAGAAGACCAAGAATCAGTGTCATCATCATTTTTCGCGGAAGAAAGTAAATCCAATAGAGAATTGGTGTCACTTTTCTTAAGGGTTGACCAAGCCCTTGAATCACCAAAGTTCAAGGAAGAGAAAGAATTAACTTGTGTTCATTCCTCAAATGCTCCTCCAGAAAAGTTATCCTCACAATGTGATTTCGATGATGATACATCATGCAATAGAAACTTGAAGTTACATAAAAGTAAAAGCTGCAAAGCTAGTATAATTACTGATCGATCTTCACCATGCTTAGAGGAATCCAACAGAAATAAAAGTACACCACCATCTGAAACAGCAAGAAGTTTCAATGCAAGACCTCATGATTCAGAAATGGAAGTTTCTCACCTGAACTTTGGCTCTGATGTTAAGTGTTCAGGTAATGGTTCCATCTTCCATGCACATAGTGACTTCAATGTTGAGCTTGAAGTTCCAGAAAGGAAACCTTTAACTGATGAGTATGTCAATGATGCTGATGGTGCACGGGATGCAAGGACAAATGGAATGGATGGGCTTCAGCATGAAATGGATGTCAAAGATTGTCAT GTTCAGGAGGCTGAACTAGAGCATGATAAACCGTCAAAAAGTGTGAGAGATGTTGGATTGGAGCCAGTAGAAGATGATTATAAAAGTCGTTACAGCTGGCCCTTAGAATTCAAGAGACTCCAAAAAGAGATTATTGAACTTTGGCATGCTTGCAATGTCTCCTTGGCACATAGAACCTACTTCTTCCTTCTTTTCCAAGGTGATTCCACAGATGCTATATATATGGAGGTTGAAATTAGAAGATTAACCTTCCTCAAGGACACATTTTCACGTGGAGAGAAAACCGTGGTCAATGGTAGGACTTTGTCACTCGAGGGAAG CAAGAAAGATCTGCGAGAAGAGAGAAGGATGCTGAGCAAGCAAATGCAGAAAAAGTTAAGCGAAGCAGAACGAGACAGCCTATACCTTAAGTGGGGGATTGGGATCAATAGTAAAAGAAGGAGGTTACAATTGGCTCAGCGATTATGGACCAAGACAGATGATATGAACCACATTGCAGATAGTGCATACTTGGTAGCAAAGCTGGCTGGGTTGATGGAGCCAGGAAAAGGTCCTAAGGAGATGTTTGGACTTGATTTTCCAAATACAAGTAGAAATTACAGTTTCAAAACAGGCCTGAAATCTCTTTTGTGA